Proteins encoded by one window of Cellvibrio sp. KY-GH-1:
- a CDS encoding proton-translocating transhydrogenase family protein — METSFVSQLSIFVLAIFVGYYVVWSVTPALHTPLMAVTNAISSVIIVGALIAVGPEEMSLSKILGFVAMVLAAINIFGGFTVTQRMLAMYKKKDKAGGK; from the coding sequence ATGGAAACCAGTTTCGTATCGCAATTATCCATTTTTGTGCTCGCCATTTTTGTGGGCTATTACGTGGTCTGGAGTGTAACGCCAGCACTACACACGCCGCTCATGGCGGTAACCAATGCCATCTCCAGCGTAATTATTGTGGGCGCATTAATAGCCGTTGGCCCGGAAGAAATGAGTTTATCCAAGATATTGGGCTTCGTTGCAATGGTGCTAGCGGCGATTAATATTTTTGGTGGTTTTACCGTGACCCAACGCATGCTCGCCATGTACAAAAAGAAAGATAAAGCGGGAGGCAAATAA
- a CDS encoding ABC transporter permease, with translation MFVHYLQVAVRHLLKHPLNSVIKILGLALGLAGALLVMIVNYSELTWDSFWPEAEQIYLVRGKTEASNLKGFQDSVSEVDCYNFRTALAGKLWFSEIRPFSAAVSWTDGAVEQTQSQQLLTLQVAADFIEIFQPKIIAGDLGAFVSDPNTAFITKKAAEKLFGKTNPVGMLVTIPQRPTFSPQHDNVPTSPVQARIIAVVDMDNPRSQIPGGIYYPKLEYPLLSQNEYFESWEVYAKPKEELDRESIAALLNQVVASNLPEVPEARRLRETVYQLMPITERHLHDGGSAGNQQRILILGVLGLLILVVALSNFINLGLAGHVARQKEVALRRVHGAAKTQLLWQYWVDSLIYVSIACLLALMMCESLLPKLSADLQLPLVDGVLVDPQLAGAVVILMLLASCVVALYPAIYFSKQNAATILRANRSTENHISIFVRKTLLNIQFVAASGLIIGLASIYLQLKFIDNYKPGYKTKDIVMLVDQSGSQITPGQLDVLGDRLKQLPGYIAASSSVTPLPGQNERPEEVTSQIDDQQITVNTNAEWFASPDYFAAMGIPILAGNRETLAAGFELTAEGARPATQVVLCRTTAQQLGFKSPEDALGQRVQIFKWIGANDMDSRVRAVVDDVHLGSHKLAPKPCMFLSLSGVGGNLIHAVNLDHPATEAEIAHIKAIWQEITGAKPHHWLLAGSLADQYRHERNIEWFLMLFALVALVIGILGVYGMTALSTQKRAREIALRKLHGASAWQILGHINRDMTRIVLVANLIAWPVAGYLVNRWLENFYQHFSLAIWLPQFCALALALGLFSVWFTASLHSVAQGRIRPADVLRDAN, from the coding sequence ATGTTTGTTCACTATCTGCAGGTGGCTGTGCGCCATTTGCTAAAGCATCCGCTTAATAGCGTGATCAAAATTCTGGGGCTGGCCCTGGGGTTGGCCGGTGCCCTGCTGGTGATGATTGTCAATTACAGCGAGCTCACCTGGGATTCGTTTTGGCCGGAGGCGGAGCAGATCTATTTGGTGCGTGGCAAAACGGAAGCCAGTAATTTAAAAGGGTTCCAGGACAGTGTGAGTGAAGTGGATTGCTACAATTTTCGCACGGCGCTTGCGGGAAAGCTTTGGTTTAGCGAAATACGTCCGTTCTCGGCCGCCGTGAGTTGGACTGACGGGGCGGTGGAGCAAACTCAGAGTCAGCAGTTGCTTACTCTACAGGTTGCTGCGGATTTTATAGAAATATTCCAACCAAAAATAATAGCGGGTGATTTGGGTGCTTTTGTAAGCGACCCTAACACGGCATTTATTACGAAAAAGGCAGCCGAAAAACTATTCGGCAAGACAAATCCAGTCGGGATGCTGGTGACTATTCCACAGCGACCAACTTTTTCGCCCCAGCACGACAATGTGCCCACGAGTCCCGTTCAGGCGCGAATCATCGCGGTAGTAGACATGGACAATCCCCGTAGCCAAATACCTGGAGGTATTTATTATCCAAAGTTGGAATATCCCCTGCTGAGTCAGAATGAATACTTTGAGTCGTGGGAGGTCTACGCAAAACCTAAAGAAGAATTAGATAGAGAATCGATTGCTGCACTATTAAATCAAGTGGTAGCCAGCAATTTACCTGAAGTGCCTGAGGCTCGCCGATTGCGGGAGACCGTGTATCAATTAATGCCTATCACCGAACGACATTTGCACGATGGCGGTAGCGCAGGTAATCAGCAGCGGATATTAATTTTGGGTGTGCTGGGGTTGCTGATTCTAGTGGTTGCGCTAAGTAACTTTATCAATTTGGGGTTAGCGGGACACGTTGCGCGGCAAAAGGAAGTGGCTTTGCGTCGTGTTCACGGTGCGGCCAAAACGCAGCTTCTTTGGCAATATTGGGTGGATTCGCTAATTTACGTGAGCATTGCGTGCTTGTTGGCGCTCATGATGTGTGAATCACTGCTGCCAAAATTATCCGCTGACTTGCAACTACCCTTGGTTGACGGTGTTTTAGTTGATCCTCAATTAGCGGGTGCTGTAGTTATATTGATGTTGCTGGCATCTTGCGTTGTTGCGCTCTATCCGGCGATTTACTTTTCCAAACAAAATGCCGCAACAATATTGCGTGCGAATCGCTCTACCGAGAATCATATTTCAATTTTTGTACGTAAGACTCTGCTGAATATTCAGTTTGTAGCAGCGAGCGGCCTGATCATTGGTTTGGCGAGTATTTATTTGCAACTTAAATTTATTGATAACTACAAACCTGGCTACAAAACCAAAGATATTGTAATGCTGGTGGATCAGAGTGGATCTCAGATAACTCCGGGACAATTGGATGTGCTTGGAGACCGGCTCAAACAATTACCGGGTTATATAGCTGCCAGCAGCTCAGTCACCCCACTTCCTGGACAAAATGAACGGCCGGAGGAGGTGACGTCGCAGATCGATGATCAACAGATAACAGTGAATACCAATGCAGAGTGGTTCGCTTCACCGGATTACTTCGCCGCTATGGGCATACCGATTCTTGCGGGTAACCGTGAGACTCTGGCAGCAGGGTTTGAGTTAACTGCCGAAGGTGCGCGTCCGGCTACACAAGTGGTGCTGTGCCGCACAACTGCGCAACAATTGGGTTTTAAATCGCCGGAGGACGCATTGGGACAAAGGGTTCAAATTTTTAAATGGATCGGTGCGAATGATATGGATTCCCGCGTGAGAGCAGTGGTGGATGATGTACATTTGGGGAGTCATAAACTTGCGCCTAAACCATGTATGTTTCTGAGCTTGAGTGGTGTTGGTGGTAATTTAATTCACGCCGTTAATTTGGATCACCCCGCAACCGAAGCAGAGATCGCGCATATAAAAGCAATCTGGCAAGAGATAACTGGCGCGAAACCTCATCACTGGTTGCTTGCGGGTTCCTTGGCTGATCAGTATCGGCATGAACGAAATATTGAATGGTTTCTCATGTTATTTGCGTTAGTAGCTTTAGTCATCGGCATACTCGGTGTCTACGGCATGACCGCACTGAGTACCCAAAAGCGCGCGCGTGAAATCGCATTGCGCAAATTGCACGGCGCGAGTGCCTGGCAAATTCTTGGCCACATTAATCGCGATATGACCCGCATAGTGTTGGTCGCCAATCTTATTGCCTGGCCTGTTGCCGGCTATTTGGTCAATCGCTGGCTGGAAAACTTCTATCAGCATTTTTCTCTCGCTATCTGGTTGCCGCAGTTCTGCGCCTTGGCGCTGGCATTGGGTTTATTTAGCGTTTGGTTTACCGCCAGCCTCCATAGCGTTGCGCAGGGACGCATTCGTCCGGCAGACGTATTGCGCGATGCCAATTAA
- a CDS encoding sugar kinase has protein sequence MAHIAAIGEVMVELSPFPTADSNGRETMALSFAGDTYNTSVYMARLGLKTDYVTQLGDDPYSAQIMQRIADESIGTGMIKQIPGRSPGLYIIRNRPDGEREFFYWRKEAPARELFQTQEAADQLCQKLVHCNCVYLSGITLAIIGEKSREFLYNALHKLRQQDVIVAFDSNYRPRLWRDKSEAQQAMLAIMEYTDIALLTLDDEQLLWGDDTIEGCKKRYSAYSLSELVLKRGADDAVIITPDAEIRVPVPPVQGVIDTTGAGDTFNAGYLAGRLMKKSIEDSAKQGIRCAGIIIRHRGAIIDKAVFDKELGA, from the coding sequence ATGGCACACATAGCAGCAATTGGCGAAGTCATGGTGGAGCTTTCCCCTTTTCCAACCGCCGACAGTAATGGCCGCGAAACTATGGCCCTCTCATTCGCTGGCGATACCTACAACACTTCCGTTTATATGGCGCGCCTGGGTTTAAAAACCGATTATGTTACCCAGCTGGGTGATGACCCTTACAGTGCGCAAATTATGCAGCGTATCGCCGATGAAAGTATTGGCACTGGCATGATTAAACAAATTCCCGGCCGCTCGCCCGGGCTGTACATTATTCGCAACCGCCCGGACGGTGAGCGCGAATTTTTTTACTGGCGTAAAGAAGCCCCGGCGCGCGAATTATTTCAAACCCAGGAAGCGGCCGATCAACTCTGCCAAAAACTGGTTCACTGCAATTGCGTTTACCTAAGCGGTATTACCCTGGCAATTATCGGTGAAAAATCGCGTGAGTTTTTGTACAACGCCCTGCACAAGTTGCGTCAGCAGGACGTGATAGTCGCCTTCGACAGCAACTATCGCCCGCGCTTGTGGCGCGACAAAAGCGAAGCACAACAGGCTATGCTCGCGATCATGGAATACACCGATATTGCGTTACTTACACTCGACGACGAGCAACTGCTCTGGGGTGACGACACTATCGAGGGCTGCAAAAAGCGCTACTCGGCCTACAGCCTGAGTGAGCTGGTGTTAAAGCGCGGCGCCGATGATGCTGTGATTATTACCCCGGATGCCGAAATTCGCGTGCCTGTGCCACCGGTGCAAGGTGTAATTGATACTACCGGTGCGGGCGATACCTTTAATGCAGGATATCTCGCGGGCCGCCTGATGAAAAAATCCATTGAGGATTCCGCCAAGCAGGGCATTCGCTGCGCCGGTATTATCATTCGCCACCGTGGTGCGATTATTGATAAAGCTGTTTTTGATAAAGAACTGGGCGCATAG
- a CDS encoding NAD(P)(+) transhydrogenase (Re/Si-specific) subunit beta: MTSFHVNLTAFAYLVAAVLFILALRGLSSPESSRRGNMLGMIGMAIAIITTILSPEITSYGWILTALAIGAVIGIFIARKIAMTAMPQLVAAFHSLVGMAAVLVAGAAFSNPLAFGIANAAGEIFIASRIEMGLGVVIGAITFSGSVIAFTKLQGLVSGRPIVFAGQHFLNALIGLLIIGLIVYFCIDQSPWIFWIMTALAFVIGVLLIIPIGGADMPVVVSMLNSYSGWAAAGIGFTLHNNALIVTGALVGSSGAILSYIMCKGMNRSFFNVILGGFGADATAATASGGEDKPVKQGSAEDAAFIMKNAGSVIIVPGYGMAVAQAQHALREMADELKHAGVKVSYAIHPVAGRMPGHMNVLLAEANVPYDEVFELEDINNEFQTADVAFVIGANDVTNPAAKTNPQSPIFGMPILEVEKARTVLFVKRSMASGYSGVENELFHRDNTMMLFGDAKKMVESIVKNIA; encoded by the coding sequence ATGACCAGCTTCCACGTCAATTTAACCGCGTTCGCTTATCTGGTTGCCGCAGTACTATTTATTCTGGCGCTGCGCGGCCTCTCATCCCCCGAGTCTTCACGCCGCGGCAATATGCTCGGTATGATCGGCATGGCCATCGCGATTATCACCACCATCCTCAGTCCTGAAATCACTTCCTACGGTTGGATTCTCACTGCACTGGCGATAGGCGCGGTGATTGGAATTTTTATCGCGCGCAAGATTGCCATGACCGCCATGCCACAATTAGTCGCGGCTTTTCACAGTCTGGTGGGTATGGCGGCAGTATTAGTAGCCGGTGCCGCATTTAGTAATCCACTGGCATTTGGTATCGCCAATGCCGCCGGTGAAATATTTATCGCCAGCCGCATTGAAATGGGTTTGGGCGTAGTGATTGGCGCAATTACTTTTTCCGGTTCAGTGATTGCATTTACCAAATTGCAGGGCCTGGTTTCTGGCAGGCCCATTGTGTTTGCTGGCCAGCATTTTTTAAATGCGTTAATTGGTTTATTGATTATCGGTTTGATCGTGTATTTCTGCATCGATCAATCGCCCTGGATTTTCTGGATCATGACCGCACTGGCATTTGTGATTGGTGTGCTGCTGATTATTCCCATCGGCGGCGCCGATATGCCAGTGGTGGTTTCCATGCTCAATTCCTACTCAGGTTGGGCCGCCGCCGGTATAGGTTTTACACTTCATAACAACGCGTTAATAGTCACTGGTGCACTAGTCGGCTCGTCCGGCGCCATTCTTTCCTATATCATGTGCAAAGGCATGAATCGTTCATTTTTTAATGTGATTCTCGGTGGCTTTGGTGCCGATGCGACTGCAGCCACGGCGAGCGGTGGCGAAGACAAACCGGTAAAACAAGGCAGCGCGGAAGATGCCGCCTTTATTATGAAAAATGCCGGTTCGGTGATTATTGTTCCCGGTTACGGTATGGCAGTGGCACAAGCGCAACACGCCTTGCGTGAAATGGCCGATGAATTAAAACACGCGGGTGTAAAAGTGAGCTACGCCATTCACCCGGTGGCGGGCCGTATGCCCGGCCATATGAACGTTCTACTCGCTGAAGCCAATGTACCCTACGACGAAGTGTTTGAATTGGAAGACATTAACAATGAATTCCAAACTGCTGATGTAGCCTTTGTGATTGGCGCTAACGATGTCACCAATCCAGCGGCAAAAACCAATCCGCAAAGCCCCATTTTCGGCATGCCGATTCTGGAAGTGGAAAAAGCGCGCACGGTATTGTTTGTTAAGCGCTCCATGGCCTCAGGCTATTCAGGTGTGGAAAACGAATTATTCCATCGCGATAACACTATGATGTTATTTGGCGATGCGAAAAAAATGGTGGAATCCATCGTTAAGAATATCGCGTAG
- a CDS encoding ABC transporter permease encodes MFYHYAVLALRQLWKHKIQSLVKILGLTLGLAGALLVVVVNYSESTWDNFWDEADTIYKFEFYDNGKAASGFTPKILAGALREQAPELAAVGNLERSIILVQFPDQQSKSLKTFSQSVTRIDDGILDIFTFTPLEGTITGFRNNPTAAILSETAAKKYFGTQSALGKTFAIGRSQLEGPAPDALEAREEQRLYTVVAVIADVNRRSNEVFQVMVPALEAVTESDRNWLSRSVSTYIKLNTSNSLANIEQRLNNYVKKQLEALKLSSNAEPSFKAMPIRNVHTQGAEVSGGAQQLLLLYVLGFLVLVITLVNHINLSISGYLQRSKEVGLRRLVGASIGQLFVQIWLESILYLVLAGLFAFMVLEPLLPIIASSLSIRLGNNLLLEPSLMLIIAGLFLCASVLVAIYPVWRVAGLSLAFSLRANRARENLIDTRVRKMFYLVQLIASSLLLISVVVVNAQLEKFSRFDPGYTTKSIYFFHGQEFLTANKGQFLQLKARLEQNPAIESMARMGIGLLGANAEPGWVSTLEQDRAHGVAIAFQHVPDFNGLRVFDVPIVAGELPLTGDKFLQSNPTTQPAMSPGAPEFKELVICENLLPLLGFPNAQSAINQTIKFYMGDFGIPTKIIAVTGNFHFGEFYSAPQPCAFWQVTFGNAMSWGIQYKNGEFTEVDAYLKQVWKEVMGGTPYVIPLSGMVEASVGREKILRYFLQVIAGIALVISLLGVFGLIQLTLQKRQLEIALRKLHGASVRQILGMLNKEIAILVLVANLLALPVGFYFANQWLENFYQPIELLWWMPVALAISIGLSLLLTQSTVTLQSMWVARKRPASSLTQH; translated from the coding sequence ATGTTCTATCACTATGCAGTGTTGGCGTTACGTCAATTGTGGAAACACAAAATTCAAAGCCTGGTAAAAATTCTGGGTTTAACACTCGGCCTTGCCGGAGCGCTGCTGGTAGTTGTGGTGAACTACAGCGAATCTACCTGGGATAACTTTTGGGATGAGGCGGACACAATTTATAAATTTGAGTTTTATGACAACGGCAAGGCAGCGTCCGGCTTCACGCCCAAAATTCTCGCCGGTGCGCTGCGCGAACAAGCGCCGGAGTTGGCAGCCGTAGGCAACTTGGAACGCTCCATAATATTGGTCCAATTTCCTGATCAACAATCCAAAAGCTTAAAAACCTTTTCTCAATCGGTAACGCGTATTGACGACGGTATTCTAGATATCTTCACGTTTACACCGCTTGAGGGAACAATAACTGGCTTTCGTAACAATCCAACCGCCGCGATACTCAGTGAAACTGCGGCGAAAAAATATTTTGGAACGCAAAGCGCGCTTGGGAAAACCTTTGCGATAGGGCGCAGCCAATTGGAAGGGCCAGCGCCCGACGCGTTGGAAGCGCGGGAAGAGCAGCGCTTGTATACCGTAGTGGCGGTGATTGCCGATGTAAACCGGCGCAGCAATGAAGTTTTCCAGGTGATGGTTCCTGCGTTGGAGGCGGTCACTGAGAGCGACAGGAATTGGCTGTCGCGCTCGGTAAGCACCTATATCAAATTGAACACGAGTAACTCCTTAGCGAATATTGAGCAGCGCTTGAATAATTATGTGAAAAAGCAGCTCGAAGCCTTAAAGCTCTCAAGCAATGCCGAGCCCAGCTTTAAAGCGATGCCCATTCGTAACGTTCATACCCAGGGTGCTGAAGTTAGCGGTGGAGCGCAGCAACTTTTACTCTTGTATGTGTTGGGTTTCCTGGTGTTGGTCATTACGCTGGTAAACCACATTAATCTCAGTATTTCAGGCTACTTGCAGCGCAGCAAAGAAGTTGGCTTGCGGCGGCTGGTCGGTGCAAGCATTGGGCAGCTCTTTGTGCAGATATGGTTAGAGTCCATTCTGTATTTGGTATTGGCCGGCTTGTTCGCGTTTATGGTGCTAGAGCCGCTCTTGCCAATTATTGCCAGCAGCTTGAGTATTCGTTTGGGCAACAATTTGCTGCTGGAACCATCGCTGATGCTGATTATTGCCGGCCTCTTCCTCTGTGCCAGTGTACTGGTAGCTATTTATCCGGTGTGGCGCGTCGCCGGTTTGTCGCTCGCCTTTTCTTTGCGTGCAAATCGTGCCCGTGAAAATCTGATCGATACGCGCGTGCGCAAAATGTTCTATCTGGTGCAATTAATCGCATCAAGTTTGTTATTAATTAGTGTGGTGGTGGTAAATGCTCAATTGGAAAAATTTAGCCGGTTTGATCCCGGCTATACCACCAAATCCATTTATTTTTTCCATGGACAGGAATTTCTCACTGCCAACAAAGGCCAATTTTTGCAACTCAAGGCGAGGCTGGAGCAGAACCCTGCAATTGAGTCTATGGCGCGCATGGGAATTGGATTATTGGGGGCCAATGCCGAGCCAGGTTGGGTATCAACCCTGGAGCAGGATCGCGCCCATGGGGTAGCTATAGCATTTCAGCATGTGCCGGATTTTAATGGCTTGCGAGTGTTCGATGTTCCCATTGTTGCCGGTGAGTTGCCACTGACAGGCGACAAATTTTTGCAAAGTAATCCCACGACACAACCAGCAATGTCGCCGGGTGCGCCGGAATTTAAAGAATTGGTAATCTGTGAAAATTTATTGCCTCTACTCGGTTTTCCCAATGCACAATCTGCGATAAACCAGACGATAAAATTTTATATGGGCGATTTCGGAATACCGACCAAAATTATTGCGGTAACCGGGAATTTTCATTTCGGTGAATTTTATTCTGCTCCGCAACCCTGTGCGTTTTGGCAGGTAACGTTCGGCAATGCCATGAGCTGGGGAATCCAGTATAAAAACGGCGAGTTCACCGAGGTAGATGCCTACTTGAAGCAAGTTTGGAAAGAGGTGATGGGCGGAACACCTTATGTGATACCGCTGAGCGGTATGGTTGAAGCCAGTGTCGGGCGTGAAAAAATTTTACGCTATTTTCTTCAAGTGATTGCCGGCATCGCTTTGGTGATTTCGCTACTGGGGGTATTCGGTTTAATACAGCTCACCTTGCAAAAGCGCCAGCTGGAAATCGCCTTGCGTAAATTGCATGGCGCTTCGGTTCGTCAAATTTTGGGTATGTTAAATAAAGAAATTGCCATTCTGGTACTAGTCGCTAATTTGCTTGCCTTGCCTGTTGGTTTCTATTTTGCCAATCAATGGCTGGAAAATTTTTACCAACCGATCGAACTTTTGTGGTGGATGCCCGTAGCACTTGCAATATCGATTGGGCTATCGCTGTTATTAACCCAGTCTACAGTCACACTGCAATCTATGTGGGTGGCGCGCAAGCGCCCGGCGAGCTCGCTGACGCAACACTAA
- a CDS encoding pectinesterase family protein yields the protein MIVRHIVSIIAIFSSLILMSGCATQPNAHYDAIVNASEKPSTKTFISIQAALDAAPTINNNKPHRIFIVAGNYYEKLVIAKPNIQLIGADKNTTRIYYDAYAGQQSTDAGATKGQIWGTPGSATLIIRAANIQLRHLTVENTFNFLANDALAHDDPKLIPNSQAVALHLDYGSDRFLARDIRLLGYQDTLYVNSGRSWFDKSFIAGNVDFIFGKGNALFTNSEIKTLGRGKPSSPHAYLVAPSTNINNEYGLTFIDCILTRDQSVPDNSTALGRPWHPSTQFADGRYADPNAIGKAIFINSWMDAHITQDGWHSMAGTAKDGNKIQFQPQDARFFEFNSKGPGATINSNRRQLHKSEVDNYTREKIFGDWRID from the coding sequence ATGATTGTTCGTCATATAGTTTCTATTATTGCGATTTTTTCTTCACTGATACTTATGTCTGGCTGCGCCACTCAACCGAATGCACACTACGATGCAATAGTTAATGCATCCGAAAAACCCTCTACAAAAACCTTCATCAGCATTCAAGCCGCCTTGGATGCTGCCCCAACAATTAATAATAATAAACCTCATCGAATTTTTATCGTTGCAGGCAACTACTACGAAAAGCTGGTAATCGCCAAACCCAACATTCAGTTGATAGGCGCCGATAAAAATACCACGCGCATTTATTACGACGCCTATGCCGGGCAACAATCTACCGATGCTGGTGCGACCAAAGGCCAAATCTGGGGAACACCTGGCTCTGCCACACTGATTATTCGCGCGGCCAATATTCAGTTACGGCATCTCACCGTTGAAAATACGTTTAATTTTCTCGCCAATGATGCACTGGCCCATGATGACCCGAAACTCATCCCCAATAGCCAAGCCGTTGCGCTGCATCTGGATTATGGCAGCGACCGTTTTCTTGCGCGGGATATTCGCTTGCTGGGCTATCAAGACACGCTTTATGTAAACTCCGGTCGCAGCTGGTTTGATAAAAGCTTTATCGCCGGCAATGTGGATTTTATTTTTGGTAAGGGCAACGCGCTTTTTACGAATTCAGAGATTAAAACTCTGGGACGCGGCAAGCCCAGTTCACCCCACGCCTATTTGGTAGCCCCCTCCACCAATATCAATAACGAATACGGTTTAACCTTTATCGATTGTATTTTAACGCGTGATCAATCAGTGCCGGACAACTCCACCGCGCTTGGCCGACCCTGGCACCCCTCCACCCAATTTGCCGATGGCCGCTACGCCGACCCCAATGCCATCGGCAAAGCAATATTTATAAATTCCTGGATGGACGCGCACATCACTCAAGACGGTTGGCACTCCATGGCCGGCACCGCCAAAGACGGCAACAAAATTCAATTTCAACCGCAAGACGCCCGTTTTTTTGAATTCAACAGCAAGGGGCCGGGCGCGACGATTAATAGCAACCGCCGCCAACTGCATAAATCTGAAGTGGACAATTACACGCGCGAGAAAATTTTTGGCGATTGGCGGATCGATTAA
- a CDS encoding VOC family protein, giving the protein MKIEHFAVNVADPIAMAAWYVTNMGLRVVRKQEGGANTHFLADDSGDVMIEIYNNPPDEVPDYKNMNPLMLHLAFVCENPEQKRAELEAAGASFAEEVHIKDGSHLVMMRDPWGLAIQLCKRGNKMLKFQQ; this is encoded by the coding sequence ATGAAAATAGAGCATTTTGCAGTAAACGTTGCCGACCCCATTGCCATGGCTGCCTGGTACGTTACCAACATGGGGCTGCGTGTAGTGCGCAAACAAGAGGGTGGGGCGAATACCCATTTTCTGGCAGATGATTCCGGCGATGTGATGATTGAAATTTATAACAATCCACCGGACGAGGTTCCCGATTACAAGAATATGAATCCGCTGATGTTGCATTTGGCGTTTGTGTGCGAGAACCCGGAACAAAAACGCGCCGAACTGGAAGCGGCGGGCGCAAGCTTTGCGGAAGAAGTACACATTAAAGATGGTTCACATTTGGTGATGATGCGCGACCCCTGGGGGCTGGCAATCCAATTGTGTAAACGCGGCAATAAAATGCTGAAGTTTCAGCAGTGA
- a CDS encoding mannitol dehydrogenase family protein — protein sequence MNRLNKNLLSQLPKDVALPTYEREKLVAGIVHLGIGAFHRAHQAFYTEAVLNQFGGDWGIIGSSLRSASVRDQLVPQDCLYTLVERSGEGEKLQIIGAVTDTLVGPENPAALVATIAQPTIKIVSLTVTEKGYCHDPATGNLNEAHPDIIHDLQHLEAPVSAIGFIVAALKQRFDKNQKAFTALSCDNLPNNGEVLEKVVLQFAQKISPALADWIKANATFPSTMIDRIVPATTDDDRRDIENRLGARDEGMVVCEPFSQWVVEDKFADGRPEWEKVGVLLVKDVRVFEKIKLRLLNGAHSTMAYTGYLSGFQYISEVMEQPAFVKLVTTYMAREAGETVAAPAGFDIEAYKQQLRDRFSNKALKHRTWQIAMDGSQKLPQRLLETLREQLKGNGNIDILCLGVAAWIRYVSGVDEQGQAIEVSDPLAKELRAACDANQGNPAGMVKAVASIQKVFGTDLIDEPRFIQTTTQWLERFYSKGVLASIQESFQ from the coding sequence ATGAACCGTTTAAACAAAAACTTGTTGTCACAATTACCTAAAGATGTAGCGCTCCCGACATATGAACGCGAGAAATTGGTCGCTGGCATTGTGCACTTGGGCATAGGCGCGTTTCATCGCGCGCATCAAGCGTTTTACACCGAGGCGGTGCTCAATCAGTTTGGCGGCGACTGGGGAATTATTGGCAGCAGCCTGCGCTCCGCCAGCGTGCGCGATCAACTGGTACCGCAAGATTGTTTGTATACCTTGGTAGAGCGCTCCGGTGAAGGCGAAAAACTGCAAATTATTGGCGCCGTTACCGATACACTGGTTGGACCGGAAAATCCCGCTGCACTGGTAGCCACCATCGCGCAACCAACGATTAAAATTGTTTCATTAACCGTTACCGAAAAAGGTTATTGCCACGACCCAGCCACTGGCAACCTCAACGAAGCTCATCCAGATATTATTCACGATTTACAACATTTAGAAGCGCCAGTTTCCGCTATTGGTTTTATTGTTGCCGCCTTAAAACAACGCTTTGATAAAAATCAAAAGGCCTTCACCGCGCTCAGCTGTGACAATTTACCGAACAACGGCGAAGTACTGGAAAAAGTGGTGCTGCAATTCGCGCAAAAAATTTCACCAGCCTTGGCTGACTGGATTAAAGCCAACGCTACTTTCCCCAGCACCATGATCGACCGTATTGTGCCCGCCACTACCGATGATGACCGTCGCGATATTGAAAACCGTCTCGGCGCACGCGATGAAGGCATGGTGGTGTGCGAACCATTCAGCCAATGGGTGGTGGAAGATAAGTTTGCCGATGGTCGCCCCGAGTGGGAAAAAGTCGGTGTGCTGTTAGTGAAAGATGTACGTGTGTTTGAAAAAATCAAATTGCGCTTATTAAATGGTGCCCACTCCACCATGGCCTATACCGGTTATCTCTCCGGCTTCCAATATATCAGCGAAGTTATGGAGCAGCCCGCGTTCGTTAAGCTGGTAACAACCTATATGGCGCGTGAAGCCGGTGAAACTGTAGCAGCGCCCGCCGGTTTCGACATTGAAGCCTACAAACAACAACTGCGCGATAGATTTTCCAACAAAGCACTCAAACATCGCACCTGGCAAATCGCCATGGATGGTTCGCAAAAGTTACCACAACGATTATTGGAAACGTTGCGCGAACAATTAAAGGGCAATGGCAACATTGATATTTTGTGCCTGGGTGTTGCTGCCTGGATTCGCTACGTCTCCGGTGTTGACGAACAAGGTCAAGCGATTGAAGTCTCTGACCCGCTCGCAAAAGAACTGCGCGCCGCTTGCGATGCCAACCAAGGCAACCCTGCCGGCATGGTAAAAGCGGTAGCGAGCATCCAAAAAGTATTCGGTACTGATTTAATCGATGAGCCGCGCTTTATTCAAACTACGACGCAATGGCTGGAGCGTTTTTATAGCAAGGGTGTGTTGGCTTCTATACAAGAATCTTTCCAATAA